GGCGGTCGGCTGCAGCGTGAGCAGCATCTACCTGTACTTCGCCAACAAGGACCAGCTGGTGCACGCCCTGATCGACGAGGGCTTCCAGCGCTGGTACGACGTGGTGGCCGAGGCGGCCGGGGCACCGGGGACGCCCCCCGAGCGGCTGGAGCTGCACTGCCGCAAGTACGTGCAGTTCGGGCTGGAGAACCCGGAGTACTACGAGATCATGTACCTGCTCCACCCGAACAAGATGGAGCGCATCCCGAAGGAGATGTTCCGGCGGGCGGCGCGGTCCATGGACATCCTGGCGCAGCTCGTCCACGAGTGCGCGCCGGACGCCTTCCGGAGCGCCGAGGAGGCCCGCATCCACGCGCACGTGGTCTGGGCGATCCTTCACGGCGTGGTCTCCACCCTCCTCGCCGCCCG
The Longimicrobiaceae bacterium DNA segment above includes these coding regions:
- a CDS encoding TetR/AcrR family transcriptional regulator, producing MPWTDTGLRAATLDTTRTLLVRDGYENLSMRKIARAVGCSVSSIYLYFANKDQLVHALIDEGFQRWYDVVAEAAGAPGTPPERLELHCRKYVQFGLENPEYYEIMYLLHPNKMERIPKEMFRRAARSMDILAQLVHECAPDAFRSAEEARIHAHVVWAILHGVVSTLLAARVDTRIDRSAYIDSSIRFAVDAVRRLEPAVA